One Nocardia huaxiensis genomic window, CTACCGCGGCGAGGATCAGGACGCCGCGGGGGCCGGGATCCCAGCGGGTGCCGTGGAAGCGTTCGGGGACGATCCGGTCGTGCAGGGTCTCGCCGGCGGTGCGGTCGGGACGCCAAGGGCGGGTGGGTGATTCGCCGAGAGCGTCATCGAGTGATTCGTCGTTCCAGCGGGCTCGGTGGAGGGTGGGTTCGTCGGTTCGGGGCATGGGGTCACGGTAGGGCCGAGGGCGAGCACGGCCCGAGTGGCGACCTGGCCTTTTCCGTCGGCCTGTGGATGCCGAAAAGTGATGTGAACAAGCGGATTCCGGAATGGAACGCGCAGGTCAGCCGCAGCCTCCGGGGACCACGAGGGCGCCGACGGCACCCATGCCGAGGTGCACTCCCAAGGTTGGTCCGAATTCGGCGATGATGAGCTCGCGAATGCCGGGGATGAGGTCGCGGAGCTGGGCGGCGATGGTGTGGGCGGCCTCTTCCGCACCCAGGTGCTGGACTGCCACGGCCGCGCCGTCGTCGCCGGCCGCATCCACCGCTGCCGCAATGAGTTTGGTGAACGCCTTGGAGCGGGTGCGGGCCTTCTCGCGCAGTTCCAGGCGGCCGTCCACGATCTGCAGGATCGGCTTGGTGACCAGCTCGGTGCCGAAGAACGCCGCGGCGCTGCTCAAGCGTCCACCGCGACGCAACTGCTCGGTGCGGTTCACCACGATGAAGGCGCGGCTGCGCACCGAGGCGGCGACGGCGGTGTCGTAGACCATGTCCAGGGGTACGCCGGTGCGGGCGCGGCGGGCGGCGGCCAGCACGGTGAGCCCGGTGCCGAGTCCGGCGCTGAGCGAGTCGACCAGTCGCACCCGGTCGGCGGCGTCCATATCGCGCACGGCCTGGCGGCCCGCTTCCCAGGTGCCGGAGAGCTGACGCGAAAGGTGCACGGCGACAACGCCATCGCCCTCGCTCAGCTCCAGCGCGCGCTCGTAGGCGGCGCGCAGGTCACCCGGCGAGGCCGCCGATGTGGTGACCGTGGACGAACCGTAGTCGATATCGCATTCGTCCACGCCCTCCCGGATCTCCCGGTCGTCGACCAGCACATGCAGCGGAACCGCGAGCACGCCCAGTTCGGCGCTGAGGTCGGCGGGCAAACTGGCCGACGAGTCGGTGACAACCACGACGGCCATCGGCTAGCGGACCTCCCTCATGCAGTCCGGGCCTCGCGCGCGGACGCCTCGGACAGCACCTTGACCATGGCGCGGGCGACGGCCTCGTGACCCTCCCAGCCCCAGTGGATGCCGTCCGGATTGGCTTCACCGTGGAAGACGTTGTCCCGCACGGCTTCTCCGAGGTCTACCAGCGGCACCGCATGCTCGGCCGCCCACTGCTGCACGGCCTGCACCATGGGCTCACGCCCGGTGTGCACGCAGGCGTACGCCTCGCACTTGTGCACGGACGGAAGCACTCCCACCACGGGCAGCTCGGGTCGCAACTGCGCCAGCGAGTTTCGCGACTGCTCCAGGTAGTCGACGCTCACCGACGGC contains:
- a CDS encoding DegV family protein; this encodes MAVVVVTDSSASLPADLSAELGVLAVPLHVLVDDREIREGVDECDIDYGSSTVTTSAASPGDLRAAYERALELSEGDGVVAVHLSRQLSGTWEAGRQAVRDMDAADRVRLVDSLSAGLGTGLTVLAAARRARTGVPLDMVYDTAVAASVRSRAFIVVNRTEQLRRGGRLSSAAAFFGTELVTKPILQIVDGRLELREKARTRSKAFTKLIAAAVDAAGDDGAAVAVQHLGAEEAAHTIAAQLRDLIPGIRELIIAEFGPTLGVHLGMGAVGALVVPGGCG